The Methanolobus sp. WCC4 genome includes the window TCATCTTATCTACTTGAGGTAACCCTTCTTTTCCAGCCAGTTGACCTGAGGACGGGTGTACTTCCAGATCACATCAGCCTTCTCATCCTGGATCTCCCAGGGGGTTGCTATAACGATGTCACCTTCACGTACCCACATTCTCTTCTTCTTGGAACCAGGGATACGACCCATACGGACAACACCGTCCATACACTGTAATCTTACCCTGTTAGCTCCGAGTAAGCTGGAAACTGTTGCCAGTACCTCACCATTCTCTTTACGCGGGGTCCTTACCCTGACGACCTCACC containing:
- the eif1A gene encoding translation initiation factor eIF-1A gives rise to the protein MANYRSNKRKSNASGGNPEGEVVRVRTPRKENGEVLATVSSLLGANRVRLQCMDGVVRMGRIPGSKKKRMWVREGDIVIATPWEIQDEKADVIWKYTRPQVNWLEKKGYLK